The following DNA comes from Legionella sp. PATHC032.
AGAGAAGGCATTGAGGCGGCCGCCAGAGAAATTCGTTGTTGTTTGTTTGATAACTTCAGTGGATCCAATGAACCAAAAGAGCGGTTTTCTATTAACTTTTCTGCTTATGATCACAAAGGAAAACCTCCTGGAACATATATAACGCTAGAACAAGCAGAAGCCAGACGTTTTTATCAAGAGGTCAAAGAAAACAAACCTGTCAACCCCATGCATTTTGCAAAAAAATTACTAGATATCCATACTCACTTATCACCAGAAGAACTCCATTTTATGTATAAAAATATTGAGTTTGATACAAATAAAATCAACGAAATTGTTTATGATGAGTGGAGTAGTTCTTCACCTCTTTTAGAAGTGATCATGAGTGGCCACTATCCCCAAGCTGTTCAAGCCTTAGTACAATCCGGTGCTAACCCAAACCTCGAAGTTGATGGGATATCTCCTATCTCTGAGGCTAAAAGACAAGGCAAGAATGACATTGTTGACTTGCTTGAAGCAAAACCCGACAAACCAGCCCTGCCCAATAAAGCAAAGGTCAGAATCAATATCATAAAAATTCCTGCAAATGAAAGAGAAGCAAATATTTTAGCTGTCTATAGAGTATTAAGTGACGATAATTTAATGAAAAACAAAGACGGATCAGTACCAAACATTATCAAAGAAATGCGGGAAATTGTAGGAAAACTGGATCCTGAAAATGAAGAAGAGATAGCCGGCGCCATTCTCGAAATTAAAACCAAAATAGCTCATGGTAGTGAAGATAATATTAGCGACAATGCGCGTAATGTCCTCAATGGGTTTGCTAAAAGCAGCTGCTGTGATTTTCAAAAAATTCGTGCCGCTTTATCTGAGAACCTTGCAATGGACGAAATCATGAATAATGTTAAGGAGCCTTCTGCCTTAATGAGAACTTAAGCCTTGATGATTTTTATCAAGATTGTTTATTTTGGCAATGTAATATTAGGAATGTTTTTCTGCTAATAACGCCTGATCAAGCTAGTGAATATAAATTTGTACATCCAATAAGAGATCGTATTGTATTGTTCTAACAATGAAAGTCCAATCAGACATAAGCGATCAGATAAAGACTTGCCTCTATACATGACATACGTCGATAAAGTATTTCATGGCATTTCAATCATGTCTAAAACAATAAATATAACTGTAAATAGAGCAAGCACTGTAATCTAAAAGCTTCCTTATTTTCTTAAAAAGTAACCGCTCGCTACTCTCTATTTCCTTACTATTTTCGCACGATGAAGCAAATTATTAACATACAAGTCATAATCCATCATTCCATAACTGGCTTCAATTTGCTGGATTAAACTGTCTCTTTGTTCTTGATCCAAAGAACTTAATTTTCCATCATTAATTCGTTTTAATTTGACAACGACATAGTCACCATTGTCTAAAATCACTCCATCACGGCTTTCTGGGCGTAATAAATTAAATGCCAAATCATTGATTAAGGAATTAGCTTTGTCGCTGTCTCTGGAAGCCTTTTCAACAGAATGCCACTCGAATTGATTACTGGTGATTAATTCCTGCTGTTGCTTATCTTCAACCGGATGAAGCAAACTGCTACCAATTTCTTTTGCTTTGGCATCCCCATATTGTTTTGCTAGTATTTTTCTAATCCGATCTTGGACTTCGCCCAAGGTTTGTTCTCTAGAAGGTATATGTTTCTTCACTCGTAAAACGACTACAGAATCATTATCAAGCTGTATAGGCTCGCTGTTATTTCCTAGTTCCAGAACATCAGTGCTAAACGCAGCATGGATAACCTGTTTATTTTTGGTAATCGATTGCTTGCCGCCATCGCGAGAAAAAGGCTCGGTATGTTGAATTTTCAGCTTTAAAGTATCCAAAACGGGATCAAGTGAATCAGGTGTTTGATAACTTAAATCTGTTAATTGCTCCAAAGCTTGAGCATACTTGGCTTGAGCCATATCATTTAATAATTGATCCTTAATAATAGGTTCAACCTCTTGCAAAGATTTAGTTGTAACTGGCTTATAAGCAACCAGCTTAAAAATTTCATAACCATATTTTGTTTGCACTGGTGTAGAAATTTGTCCTGGTTTAGTTAAATTGGAGAGTACTCTGTCGTATTCATTTTGCCCTCCTGTAATCCAGGGAAGAATGCCCTTATTGGCTATAGATAACTTGTCATCAGATTTAGAAACAACATATTTATCAAATTGCTCTGGATGTTTTTTTAAATCACTATACACCTCATCAGCCTTTTGCTTAATTGAGTCTTGCTCTTCCTTGGTAGCATTTTCCGGAACTGCAAATAAAATATGAGCAACCTGCCATTGAGCAGGAGTTAAGTAATTACTTTTGTTTTCTTCGTAATAATTTTTAATTTCTTCAGGTGAAATCTTAATTTGTGATTTGATATCATGCATAGACAAAAGCACATAATCCAGTATAACTTGCTCAGAAGTCATGAATTTTTTATGGTGCTGATCATAATATCTTTTAATATCATCATCTGAAATCTTTGCCTGTTGTTCAAAACGGTCGGATGGTACTGTCAAATAATCATAGTCTCTGGTCTGCATGTATAATCTAACAAATCGTTTTATTTCATCCGATAAAGCAAATGATGTTCCCATAAATGCAAAACGTTGCTGATTAAGCAACATACCCTGTCTTACTTCATTTTGAAAAGTTTCAGGAGTAAATAAAGCTCCACTCAAAGCTTGTTGATAGCGTTGTGCCGAAAAATGTCCATCCTCCTGGAATTGAGGAATTTGCACTATTGCTGCATTAGCTTGTTCTGGACTAACCTCAAACCCATATTTCCGTGCTGCCTGAATGCTCACCTCATTCGTTATCATTTGATTCAGTACTTGATTTTGCAGATTTTTTTCATCTGCAGCAGTCATTTGGGGTAAATCTTGCTGAGCTCGAGTGCGTCTGTAGTTCGTTTCAAACGCTTGCATGGTAATTGGTTTATCATTAACTATTACCTTTGCATCGGATATTTGTCGAGATTGAAAATAATAATCAACACCAAAAAGTGTAAAGGTAATAGCAATTAATATAATAACTAACCACGCTACTACACCCTGAATGTGTTCATTTAACTTCTGCAACATGTCCCGAGATCCATTTTGATATTAACAATGCTTGATGAAAAACGATTCTACCATAAGCTGATAAAAAAAACGCGCCTTTCAGCGCGTTTATCTGGCGGAGTGGACGGGGCTCGAACCCGCGACCCCCGGCGTGACAGGCCGGTATTCTGACCAACTGAACTACCACTCCATTTCTTGGTGGGTGCTGTAGGGATCGAACCTACGACCCTCGCCTTGTAAGGGCGATGCTCTCCCAGCTGAGCTAAGCACCCTGAAAACTTAAGCTTGTTGTACCGCTTCTTTCAGGTTTTTACCTGCTTTAAACTTGGCAACCCTTGACGCTTTAATTTGGATTGTTTTTCCAGTCTGTGGGTTTCTGCCAGTACGTGCTGAACGATTACCTGTTGAAAAAGAACCAAAACCAGGTATTACAACTTGATCGCCTTTCTTTAAGACATCAGTTACTGTAGCCATAAAAGTTTCAAGAACTCTGCTTGCGTCAGCTTTGGTCAAACCTGAACCGCTTGCTATAGCATCAACTAATTCACTCTTATTCATCTTTTCCCCTTTACAGTTAATCATCCATATTCCGGAGCTGATTTAAACAGATTCAACTGCTCCAGTCAAGTTCGTACATCCTTGCAGAGCCCGCCACCAGCGGGCCACGTAGAGAAATATACTCTGTATTAATGAGCGTGTAAATCATTATTTTTAATTTTTTTTGATCTTTTATTCAATATAGTACCAGGTTGTATATTTGTTGGCTCCTCTACCCATGGATTGCGTTGCAAAGCCAGCTCCAAAACCTGTTCAATGGTGTTAACAGGATGAATTGTCAGCTTGCGTAACACATTATCAGGGATTTCCTCAAGGTCCTTTACATTCTCCTCAGGGATAAGGACATGTTTGATTCCACCACGATGTGCAGCCAGCAATTTCTCTTTTAATCCTCCAATCGGCAAAACTTGCCCACGCAGAGTAATTTCACCTGTCATAGCTACATCTGCCTTAACCGGTATTTGAGTTACTATGGAAACCAGAACTGTGCACATTCCTATACCAGCACTTGGACCATCTTTGGGTGTTGCCCCTTCCGGGACATGAACATGAAAATCATGTTTCTCATAAAAATCATCTGGCAAACCAAAAGCTTTAGCACGGCTTCTGACTACTGTCATAGCAGCATGTATGGACTCTTGCATTACCTCACCTAGTTGACCAGTATGAGTCACTTTACCCTTACCTGGCATTATGGATGCCTCTATAGTCAGAAGTTCTCCTCCAACACTTGTCCAGGCTAAACCAGTGACTTGACCAATCTGATCGTATTGTTCAGCCAATCCATAACGATACTTTTTAACGCCTAAATACTTAGTAATATTACTAACGGATATATTGATTGTTTTTCCTTTTTTGCCCTTTTTGCTTGAGAGTATTTCCTTAACAACTTTTCTGCATATACTCGCTATATCCCTTTCGAGATTACGTACACCGGCTTCTCGTGTATAATAACGAATGATATCTCTGATAGCTCCCTCGCTAATATGGATTTCTTCACTGGTTAAACCATTTAACAGCATTTGCTTGGGAACCAAATATTTTTCAGCAATACTGACTTTTTCGTCTTCAGTGTATCCGGGTAAACGAATCACTTCCATTCTGTCTAATAACGGGGCTGGAATTTCAAGCGAATTTGCTGTCGCAATAAACATAACATCACTTAGGTCATAATCAACTTCCAGGTAATGATCACTAAATGTATGGTTCTGTTCAGGATCTAATACTTCCAGTAATGCTGATGCTGGATCACCGCGAAAATCCATTGCCATCTTATCTACTTCATCCAGCATAATAAGCGGATTTTTAACTCCTGCCTTGCATAATTTTTGGATAATTTTACCTGGCATGGAGCCTATATAAGTTCTTCGATGACCACGAATCTCTGCTTCATCTCTTACCCCACCTAAAGCAATGCGTATGAAAGTTCTTCCGGTAGCATTTGCAATAGATTGTCCAAGAGAAGTTTTACCTACCCCAGGAGGACCTACTAAACACAAGATCGGTCCTTTCAATCTTTTTACACGTTGTTGTACTGCCAGATATTCGATGATACGTTCTTTAACCTGTTCCAGAC
Coding sequences within:
- a CDS encoding HU family DNA-binding protein; this encodes MNKSELVDAIASGSGLTKADASRVLETFMATVTDVLKKGDQVVIPGFGSFSTGNRSARTGRNPQTGKTIQIKASRVAKFKAGKNLKEAVQQA
- a CDS encoding SurA N-terminal domain-containing protein gives rise to the protein MLQKLNEHIQGVVAWLVIILIAITFTLFGVDYYFQSRQISDAKVIVNDKPITMQAFETNYRRTRAQQDLPQMTAADEKNLQNQVLNQMITNEVSIQAARKYGFEVSPEQANAAIVQIPQFQEDGHFSAQRYQQALSGALFTPETFQNEVRQGMLLNQQRFAFMGTSFALSDEIKRFVRLYMQTRDYDYLTVPSDRFEQQAKISDDDIKRYYDQHHKKFMTSEQVILDYVLLSMHDIKSQIKISPEEIKNYYEENKSNYLTPAQWQVAHILFAVPENATKEEQDSIKQKADEVYSDLKKHPEQFDKYVVSKSDDKLSIANKGILPWITGGQNEYDRVLSNLTKPGQISTPVQTKYGYEIFKLVAYKPVTTKSLQEVEPIIKDQLLNDMAQAKYAQALEQLTDLSYQTPDSLDPVLDTLKLKIQHTEPFSRDGGKQSITKNKQVIHAAFSTDVLELGNNSEPIQLDNDSVVVLRVKKHIPSREQTLGEVQDRIRKILAKQYGDAKAKEIGSSLLHPVEDKQQQELITSNQFEWHSVEKASRDSDKANSLINDLAFNLLRPESRDGVILDNGDYVVVKLKRINDGKLSSLDQEQRDSLIQQIEASYGMMDYDLYVNNLLHRAKIVRK
- the lon gene encoding endopeptidase La yields the protein MSNENEIISNETVKSSALPVLPLRDVVVYPHMVIPLFVGRGKSIKALEAAMLDNKQIFLVAQRKSAHDDPGPEDIYQVGTVSSVLQLLKLPDGTVKVLVEGEQRARVKEYIQDKGYLEATLEYIEEVGSTIQEQEIAILMRSLMSQFEQYIKLNKKIPPEVLSPLAGIEEPGRLADTIAAHLTLKVDDKQELLETMDVGTRLEKLMAAIENEIDLLHVEKRVRGRVKRQMEKSQREYYLNEQIKAIQKELGEMGEEGNEIEQLENSIKKAGMPKEAKEKALAELHKLKMMSPMSAEATVIRNYLDWMLMVPWKKRTKIQFDLLKAEKLLDKEHHGLEQVKERIIEYLAVQQRVKRLKGPILCLVGPPGVGKTSLGQSIANATGRTFIRIALGGVRDEAEIRGHRRTYIGSMPGKIIQKLCKAGVKNPLIMLDEVDKMAMDFRGDPASALLEVLDPEQNHTFSDHYLEVDYDLSDVMFIATANSLEIPAPLLDRMEVIRLPGYTEDEKVSIAEKYLVPKQMLLNGLTSEEIHISEGAIRDIIRYYTREAGVRNLERDIASICRKVVKEILSSKKGKKGKTINISVSNITKYLGVKKYRYGLAEQYDQIGQVTGLAWTSVGGELLTIEASIMPGKGKVTHTGQLGEVMQESIHAAMTVVRSRAKAFGLPDDFYEKHDFHVHVPEGATPKDGPSAGIGMCTVLVSIVTQIPVKADVAMTGEITLRGQVLPIGGLKEKLLAAHRGGIKHVLIPEENVKDLEEIPDNVLRKLTIHPVNTIEQVLELALQRNPWVEEPTNIQPGTILNKRSKKIKNNDLHAH